AGACAACGGCAGAGCGAATCAGACGGCCGGCAAAGATCACTTTCATAAATACGCCTGACACTTCGAAAGGTCAGCATCGTGCAGAAAACTAAAATCAAGCGTCGCGACCTGCTGCTCATGGGCGCTGGCACGGCTGCGCTGGTCGTTGGCAAGTTCGCGGATAGTTCCATTAACGGATTTGACACCGCCGACAAGTCCGACCTGAACAACGCCGTGGCGCGACTGCATGACATTCCAACCGACATTGGAAACTGGTCTTCCAGCAGCGATGCCGAACTGACCGAGCGGGAGCAGGAGGTCGCCGGGATTTCCGGATACGTGCGACGTCATTACACCAACCCTCGAATCGGTTACTCCGTGCACCTGACCGTTTTGTGCGGCGCCTCAGGCCCGATTTCTGTGCATCCGCCAACAGCATGTTTCGAAGGCATTGGCTACACACTGGCATCCGGCCCGACACCCACACTGATCAAGTCAGACGACGGCAATTCAGCCAACGAATTTAACAAGTCATCATTCCGGCAGGGAGACGCGTCTGTGCCGGAAATCGTCCGCGTGTTCTGGGGCTGGGGCACTGACGGGGCATGGAAAGCACCTTCCAACCCTCGCTTTGAATTCCGCGGAAAGTCATACCTGTACAAGATTTATGTCACCGACAGCCGCATTGATACGGGCGAAGATTCCGCTTTGCCACAGATCGAAACGTTTCTGAAGGACGCCTTGCCAGCGATCACCACAGCACTATCCGGACAAGATTCCGTCCCACAATAACCGGACGGATTTTCCCATGGTCTGCGGAGGCCATCTTACGCATTAAGTCACCGATTCCTCGCGCGACCTGCGACCGACCAAATATCGCTCAGCCAACTTGCGAAGCTCGTTCACATGCCACATACATCACCCGAAAACGCACCTTCAACCAAGCGAGTGCTTAATCTGAAAGCCGTGCTGGCTCTTGTGGCCGGCGGCACGCTGCTGACCATCCTGACGGGGTGGATCCATGCGGGTCAGGTTGTGCGCACCAGCAACTACCTGAAAACCACGGCCGAACAGGCGCTGGCTGAAGACGATCACAACCGAGCGTTCGACCTGTTCGAACAGTATCTGGTCTTGAATCCGCGAGATACGGAAGTGGAAGAACAGATTTCGCGGCTGCTGGAAGACCACGGTTCCAGCGCC
This DNA window, taken from Fuerstiella marisgermanici, encodes the following:
- a CDS encoding exosortase-associated EpsI family protein, translating into MQKTKIKRRDLLLMGAGTAALVVGKFADSSINGFDTADKSDLNNAVARLHDIPTDIGNWSSSSDAELTEREQEVAGISGYVRRHYTNPRIGYSVHLTVLCGASGPISVHPPTACFEGIGYTLASGPTPTLIKSDDGNSANEFNKSSFRQGDASVPEIVRVFWGWGTDGAWKAPSNPRFEFRGKSYLYKIYVTDSRIDTGEDSALPQIETFLKDALPAITTALSGQDSVPQ